In Pochonia chlamydosporia 170 chromosome 3, whole genome shotgun sequence, the following are encoded in one genomic region:
- a CDS encoding purine-cytosine permease FCY21 (similar to Cordyceps militaris CM01 XP_006666369.1) yields MAQHHQNTDEKSLSSTTMKPDDHGQRRTRRSSQTSNTDIGDEEHQAGCVADCGSDKPSQPESSVRVPTIIRRLLRAGRVEENGIRPLAVEERKEKRFFNIFTIWFSINSNILGITFGMLGPLAYNLSLRDSALVILFFNLLATCAAGVLATFGPKTGMRQMIHARYSFGRYLVSVPVLLNLATLTGFNSIICVVGGQCLSAISSGSITPNTGIVVIAVLSLIVSFAGFKVLHIFETYSFIPALISIIIAAGVGGSGLKKQSEPATPATAADVLTFGMIIAGYQIPWAAIASDLTTYFDPKVPSWRVFHYTYWGLLVPTVLLMTLGAAIAGALPNNPTWEEGNEAYGVGGVLAAMLSSAGGFGKFVVVLQTLSLLGNTCGSFYAITLNFQALVPILFKVPRYVFAVVITATIIPVAIFAYRDFYASLNNFMSMISYWSAAFVGIIIADHVVIRRCRFDTYNQALWDQGSKLPLGVAALASGVIAFGLVVPCMKEEWYERSPSVSSWTPQPPPSPQLADRPLVSSSRSSERCLSLLGSHQDPWWSPTELHYHRHHLDVGDLNIPAAASTSCLSNNLSNTLSTSDYSPSSNSPSWPLPLEEFLVLDQFQNQFPVRLPVSTASASPEELALDLSPSLLQQDQQEQLYQELLQYHCQGLLNPSSSSSSVTPALSSLDDPDMTYLSLFGGVGNEHGLDQNDVSHHRHHSHNPNHDIFAQDNNGFLSSSLHSLPHSHHDTLSLQDPPTSAVSHERTTANHINHTFFDTSSAPSASSISTTTTPASALHVPPRPKPHGSPASSGSASSKRKYTASPPPDLDPESEEAQVAMKRQRNTMAARKYRQKRLDRISDLESALGNVTSERDELKLQLARREAEVEALREMLSRK; encoded by the exons ATGGCCCAGCATCACCAGAACACCGACGAGAAAAGCTTGTCTTCAACGACAATGAAGCCTGACGACCATGGCCAGCGACGAACACGCCGCTCTTCCCAAACGAGCAACACAGACATCGGCGACGAGGAACATCAAGCAGGCTGTGTTGCCGATTGCGGCTCTGACAAACCCTCCCAACCTGAGTCCAGCGTTCGTGTTCCGACAATCATTCGTAGGCTGTTGCGCGCCGGAAGGGTCGAAGAAAATGGCATCCGACCTCTGGCTGTAGAGGAACGAAAAGAGAAGCGATTTTTCAACATTTTCACAATTTGGTTttccatcaactccaacatcCTTGG CATAACGTTTGGAATGCTCGGGCCACTCGCGTACAACTTGAGCTTGCGCGATTCCGCCCTCGTaatcctcttcttcaatctGCTTGCAACCTGCGCAGCAGGTGTTCTCGCCACTTTTGGTCCCAAGACTGGGATGAGGCAAATGATACATGCTCGGTATAGTTTTGG CCGGTATCTCGTCTCTGTTCCTGTTCTGCTGAACCTGGCGACACTGACAGGATTCAACTCCATCATATGCGTAGTTGGCGGGCAGTGCCTCTCAGCGATATCATCGGGAAGCATAACGCCGAATACAGGCATCGTTGTGATTGCCGTGCTGTCTTTGATTGTCTCCTTTGCCGGTTTCAAAGTTTTGCACATTTTTGAAACCTACTCCTTTATTCCAGCTCTCATCAGTATCATCATTGCCGCTGGTGTAGGTGGGAGCGGGCTCAAAAAGCAGAGTGAGCCTGCTACACCCGCAACAGCTGCTGACGTTTTGACCTTTGGTATGATCATTGCCGGATATCAAATTCCCtgggctgccattgccagcgaCTTGACAACCTATTTCGATCCCAAGGTCCCATC ATGGCGAGTCTTCCACTACACATATTGGGGGCTTCTCGTTCCCACCGTGCTGCTCATGACTCTTGGTGCAGCGATTGCAGGAGCGTTACCCAACAACCCGACTTGGGAAGAAGGTAACGAGGCTTACGGCGTCGGGGGAGTGCTGGCAGCCATGCTAAGCAGCGCCGGCGGCTTTGGCAAGTTTGTAGTGGTACTACAGACGTTGTCTCTTCTGGGCAATACCTGTGGCAGTTTTTATGCCATCACACTCAACTTTCAGGCTCTCGTCCCGATCCTCTTTAAGGTGCCCAGATATGTGTTTGCTGTGGTCATTACAGCAACCATTATCCCCGTGGCTATTTTTGCGTATCGCGACTTCTATGCCAGCCTCAATAATTTCATGTCGATGATTTCGTATTGGTCGGCGGCGTttgtcggcatcatcataGCAGATCATGTTGTCATCCGACGATGTCGATTCGATACATACAACCAAGCCCTATGGGACCAGGGGAGCAAGTTGCCGCTTGGTGTGGCAGCCCTTGCTAGCGGTGTAATCGcttttggtctggttgttccTTGTATGAAGGAGGAATGGTAT GAGAGGTCTCCTAGCGTGAGCTCATGGACGCCTCAGCCGCCACCGTCACCGCAGCTTGCCGACAGACCGTTGGTTTCTTCAAGCCGCAGCAGCGAAAGGTGCCTGAGCCTCCTTGGTAGTCATCAAGATCCGTGGTGGTCCCCGACTGAGCTCCATTATcaccgtcatcatcttgaCGTTGGTGATCTCAATATacctgctgctgcttcgaCGTCCTGCCTCTCCAACAACCTCTCTAACACCCTCTCTACATCCGACTACTCTCCCTCTTCCAACTCTCCATCCTGGCCATTACCCCTTGAAGAATTCTTGGTGCTTGATCAATTTCAGAACCAGTTTCCTGTTCGGCTACCTGTTTCTACAGCGTCGGCCTCTCCAGAAGAATTGGCTCTTGATCTTTCTCCTTCACTTCTTcagcaagatcaacaagAGCAACTGTATCAAGAGCTCTTGCAGTACCACTGCCAAGGACTCTTGAAcccgtcttcttcgtcgtcttccgtCACCCCGGCCCTCTCTTCTCTTGACGACCCGGACATGACCTACCTGAGTCTGTTTGGGGGCGTCGGCAATGAACATGGCTTGGACCAGAATG ATGTCTCACATCACCGTCATCATTCACACAACCCCAACCATGATATCTTTGCTCAAGACAATAATGGCTTCTTGAGCTCTAGCCTCCACTCTCTGCCACACTCCCACCACGACACCCTCTCTTTGCAGGACcctccaacatcagcagTTTCTCATGAACGGACCAccgccaaccacatcaaTCACACCTTCTTCGACACctcatcagcaccatcagcGTCTTcaatatcaacaacaacgacaccCGCTTCCGCATTGCATGTTCCACCACGACCTAAACCACACGGTTCTCCCGCCAGTAGCGGCAGTGCAAGCTCAAAACGCAAGTACACTGCATCTCCCCCTCCGGATCTGGATCCGGAGAGCGAAGAGGCCCAGGTGGCTATGAAACGCCAGCGCAACACCATGGCTGCGCGCAAGTACCGCCAGAAAAGGCTGGATCGAATCTCCGATTTGGAAAGCGCACTAGGAAATGTTACTAGTGAAAGAgacgagctcaagctgcAGCTTGCTCGCCGAGAAGCCGAGGTTGAGGCTCTTCGGGAAATGCTCTCAAGGAAGTGA